The Pygocentrus nattereri isolate fPygNat1 chromosome 2, fPygNat1.pri, whole genome shotgun sequence genome has a window encoding:
- the arsj gene encoding arylsulfatase J has product MLVLGVLTAVCLCSVVSCTYGRWADKLHASRANEVDKPTSQPHIIFVMVDDQGFRDVGYHGSEIKTPTLDWLAATGVKLENYYVQPLCSPSRSQLMTGRYQIHTGLQHSIIRPTQPNCLPLENITLAQKLKSAGYSTHMVGKWHLGFYKRSCMPTQRGFDTFFGYLLGSGDYYNHYKCDSPGMCGYDLHEGEEAAWEQDRGIYSTHMYTQKAVSILARHNPKRPIFLYLAFQAVHSPLQVPARYLERYKSIPNLHRRKYAAMVSCLDEAMRNLTLALKRYGYYNNMVMVYSSDNGGQPMAGGSNWPLRGSKGTYWEGGIRAVGFVHSPLLVKKGTRCKALMHITDWYPTLVTLAEGTLDEDQNLDGYDVWESISEGRPSPRQDILHNIDPIYTKAKNGSWKAGHGIWNTAVQAALRVGDWKLLTGIPGYSDWIPPQTFSTLLLVNRWHNERVRWDRGKSVWLFNITADPFERVDLSRRYPHIVKKMLLRLLQYDKTAVPCRYPPKDYRSNPQYNGGVWGPWYSDEDEVEDENDNALSNYLGRRRRKKKVKRRGKFKRKA; this is encoded by the exons ATGTTAGTGCTGGGAGTTCTGACCGCGGTTTGTCTCTGCAGCGTTGTGAGCTGCACTTACGGCAGATGGGCGGACAAACTCCACGCGAGTCGCGCGAACGAAGTGGACAAGCCCACCTCCCAGCCTCATATCATTTTTGTTATGGTCGACGACCAAGGCTTCCGAGACGTGGGCTACCACGGGTCTGAAATAAAGACCCCGACACTGGACTGGCTCGCTGCAACGGGAGTCAAGCTGGAGAACTACTACGTACAGCCTCTGTGCAGCCCTTCCCGGAGTCAGCTCATGACTGGCAG GTACCAAATCCACACTGGGCTCCAACACTCAATCATCCGCCCCACCCAGCCCAACTGCCTACCCTTAGAGAACATCACCCTTGCTCAAAAGCTGAAGAGTGCAGGATATTCCACTCATATGGTGGGCAAGTGGCACCTTGGCTTCTACAAGCGTAGTTGCATGCCCACACAACGCGGTTTCGATACCTTCTTTGGCTATCTGCTGGGGAGCGGTGACTACTACAACCATTACAAATGTGACAGCCCAGGAATGTGTGGCTATGACCTGCATGAAGGTGAGGAGGCTGCTTGGGAACAAGACAGAGGCATCTATTCCACCCACATGTATACTCAGAAGGCTGTGAGTATTCTAGCCAGGCATAACCCCAAACGGCCCATCTTCCTGTACTTGGCATTCCAGGCAGTGCACTCCCCTCTCCAGGTTCCAGCTCGCTATTTGGAGCGATATAAATCTATCCCAAATCTCCACCGGCGCAAGTACGCTGCCATGGTCAGCTGCTTAGATGAGGCTATGCGCAACTTAACTCTTGCACTTAAGCGCTATGGTTACTACAACAACATGGTCATGGTGTACTCTTCAGACAATGGAGGTCAGCCTATGGCAGGGGGCAGCAACTGGCCACTAAGGGGTAGCAAGGGAACCTATTGGGAGGGAGGAATACGGGCAGTGGGGTTTGTGCACAGCCCTCTACTGGTGAAGAAGGGTACTCGTTGCAAGGCCCTGATGCACATTACTGATTGGTACCCAACACTAGTAACACTTGCCGAAGGTACCCTGGATGAGGACCAGAACCTAGATGGCTATGACGTCTGGGAGTCCATTAGCGAAGGGCGGCCTTCTCCACGTCAAGACATTCTCCACAATATAGACCCCATTTACACCAAAGCAAAGAATGGCTCATGGAAGGCAGGCCATGGAATCTGGAACACGGCCGTCCAGGCAGCCCTTCGTGTCGGAGACTGGAAGCTTCTGACAGGTATTCCGGGTTACAGTGACTGGATTCCTCCGCAGACCTTCTCCACCCTGCTGTTAGTTAACCGCTGGCACAACGAGCGTGTGCGCTGGGATAGAGGAAAGTCTGTTTGGCTCTTCAACATCACAGCAGACCCCTTTGAGCGTGTTGACCTCTCAAGGCGCTACCCACACATAGTGAAGAAGATGCTACTCAGGCTTCTACAGTACGACAAAACGGCCGTGCCTTGCCGCTACCCACCCAAGGACTATCGATCGAACCCTCAGTACAACGGAGGGGTCTGGGGACCATGGTACTCAGATGAAGATGAAGTGGAGGATGAAAATGATAACGCTCTTTCCAATTATTTAGGGAGGAGGCGTCGCAAGAAGAAAGTGAAACGGAGAGGGAAATTCAAAAGGAAAGCCTAA